From the genome of Nakamurella flavida:
ATCAAGGACCAGGCCCTGCCCGACGTGGCCCTGGACTCCGACGGCCACCCGGCCGGTCATTTCACCAGCCCCGACGGGGAGTCCGAGATCGAGGGCGCGCCCTCGCCGTACCTGGATCTGGACGGCGTGCACGAGATCTACCGCAGCTGGCGGGCCGTGCTGGACGAGTACACCCCCGGCCGGATGCTGGTCGCCGAGGCCTGGGTGCAGCCGCTGTCCCGGCTGGCCCTCTACGTCCGCCCGGACGAGATGGACCAGGCGTTCAACTTCGACTTCCTGGCCGCGCCGTGGAACGCCGCGACCCTGCGGGAGGTCATCTCGGCCTCGATGGCCAACAACGACTCCGTCGGCGCACCCACCACCTGGGTGCTGTCCAACCACGACGTCGTCCGGCACGCCACCCGGTTCGGCCTGAAGCGGGCCGGCGGCCTGCACGCCGGCATCCGCGCGGTGGACGACCAGCCCGATGCCGAGCTGGGCCTGCGCCGCGCGCGGGCGGCCACGCTGCTGATGCTGGCCCTGCCCGGTTCGGCCTACCTGTACCAGGGTGAGGAGCTCGGCCTGCCCGAGCACACCGATCTGGACGACGACCTGCGTCAGGACCCGACCTGGTGGCGCTCCGGGCACACCGAGGCCGGCCGCGACGGCTGCCGCGTCCCGGTGCCGTGGGAGGGCGACGCACCCGGGGCCGGGTTCGGCCCGACCGGGCTCACCTGGCTGCCCCAGCCCGCCGCCTACGCGCGGCTGGCCCGCGACAAGCAGCGCGGCGTCCCGGGATCGACCCTGGAGATGTACACGGCGGCGCTGGCCGCCCGCCGGGAGTTCCAGCTGGGCGCCGGCTCGCTGAGCTGGGAGTCCACCCCGGGCGCCGACGCGGTCGCCCTGCGCAACGGGGCGATCCGCGTCGTCTGCAACACCGGTTCGACCCCGATCCCGCTGCCCGCCGGCGAGGTCGTGCTGGCCAGTGTCGAGCTGCCGGGCGACGGCACCCTGCCCGGCGACGCCGCGGTCTGGGTGCGCTGACCGGCACGCACGGATCACCCGGGCCCGGGTCGGCAGCACGCCGACCCGGGCCCGCCGGGTCTCCCGACCCCGGGGCACGGCACGAGGGGCACCCGGCCGACCGGTGGGTCAGGCGTTCTCCTCGGCGAACGCCCGTGCCCCGACCACGGCGTGCGAGGGCGGATTGATCGCCGAGGGGTTCTGCAGCCAGGTCGGGCCGCGACATCGGAGACACTGATGATCACCCCCGAGCAGGAAGGACGACCGTGTCCACCATCTTCCGGACCACCCTCACCCCCGGCAAGCTCGACCTGGTCGCCGCCTGGATCGTGAACCGACCCTGGTACGTCCG
Proteins encoded in this window:
- a CDS encoding glycoside hydrolase family 13 protein, translating into MTTSTPSTSRTDDAGRASADGPSTEIRHGGAPEGVDAHDWRRTAVVYQIYPRSFADANGDGIGDLPGITARLGDLADLGVDAVWLSPFYTSPQADAGYDVADYRDVDPLFGTLADFDALLARTHELGMKLVVDLVPNHSSDEHRWFREALAAAPGSPERERYIFRDGSGPDGSLPPNNWPSMFRGPAWTRTTNADGTPGQWYLHLFDTKQPDWNWENPEIREEFLSILRFWLDRGVDGFRVDVANSMIKDQALPDVALDSDGHPAGHFTSPDGESEIEGAPSPYLDLDGVHEIYRSWRAVLDEYTPGRMLVAEAWVQPLSRLALYVRPDEMDQAFNFDFLAAPWNAATLREVISASMANNDSVGAPTTWVLSNHDVVRHATRFGLKRAGGLHAGIRAVDDQPDAELGLRRARAATLLMLALPGSAYLYQGEELGLPEHTDLDDDLRQDPTWWRSGHTEAGRDGCRVPVPWEGDAPGAGFGPTGLTWLPQPAAYARLARDKQRGVPGSTLEMYTAALAARREFQLGAGSLSWESTPGADAVALRNGAIRVVCNTGSTPIPLPAGEVVLASVELPGDGTLPGDAAVWVR